Proteins encoded in a region of the Populus alba chromosome 13, ASM523922v2, whole genome shotgun sequence genome:
- the LOC118044018 gene encoding uncharacterized protein: MANHDLILGQSHNLGLRQNQQLVLGHDHNLGLGQNHDLELGQTHEHHLGMGHDHELDLGHHHDHELGLGQSHNDEGEAGHSYGHENDLGMDRKPGQGDHELALAAQNHELALSENNELVVSENQELDDNLELTVVEEQEMGLEPAQDLTIEQSQLILYSPVIQARTLSIAPNFELAVGQEFPDVFSCRRALRDTAIALHFEMQTIKSDKTRFTAKCATEGCPWRIHAAKLPGVPTFTIRTIHESHTCGGISHLGHQQASVQWVANSVEQRLKENPNYRPKEILEEIHRVHGITLSYKQAWRGKERIMAAMRGSFEEGYRLLPQYCDQVKRTNPGSIASVYGNPTDNCFQHLFISFQASIYGFLNACRPLLGLDRTFLKSKYLGTLFLATGFDGDGALFPLAFGVVDEENDENWMWFLSELHNLLEINTENMPRLTILSDRQKGIVDGVEANFPTAFHGFCMRHLSESFRKEFNNTMLVNLLWEAAHALTVIEFEAKILEIEEISQDAAYWIRRIPPRLWATAYFEGTRFGHLTANIVESLNTWILEASGLPIIQMVECIRRQLMTWFNERRETSMQWTSILVPSAERRVAEALERARTYQVLRANEAEFEVISHEGTNIVDIRNRCCLCRGWQLYGLPCAHAVAALLSCRQNVHRFTESCFTVATYRKTYSQTIHPIPDKSLWIEFSEGDPDSNKNVEVIINPPKSLRPPGRPRKKRVRAEDRGRVKRVVHCSRCNQTGHFRTTCAAPI; encoded by the coding sequence ATGGCTAACCATGACTTGATACTTGGGCAAAGTCACAATTTAGGGCTCAGGCAGAATCAACAGTTGGTCTTAGGCCATGATCACAATTTGGGTCTAGGCCAGAACCATGATTTGGAACTGGGGCAAACACATGAACATCATTTAGGTATGGGACATGATCATGAACTGGATTTAGGACATCATCATGACCATGAATTGGGTTTGGGACAGAGCCATAATGATGAAGGGGAAGCTGGTCACAGTTATGGGCATGAGAACGATTTAGGTATGGATCGAAAACCTGGACAGGGAGACCATGAACTGGCTCTTGCTGCTCAGAACCATGAGTTAGCTTTATCAGAGAACAATGAATTGGTTGTTTCAGAAAACCAAGAACTTGATGACAACCTGGAACTAACTGTGGTCGAGGAGCAGGAAATGGGATTGGAACCTGCTCAGGATTTGACTATTGAGCAGTCCCAGCTCATACTATATAGTCCTGTTATTCAGGCCCGCACTCTTTCTATAGCTCCTAACTTTGAGCTGGCAGTGGGGCAAGAGTTTCCAGATGTCTTCAGCTGCCGCAGGGCATTGAGGGATACAGCGAttgcccttcactttgaaatgCAGACAATAAAATCTGACAAGACTCGTTTCACAGCTAAATGTGCAACTGAGGGATGTCCCTGGCGCATACATGCAGCAAAGCTCCCAGGTGTTCCAACTTTCACAATCAGGACCATCCATGAGTCTCATACATGTGGAGGAATTTCTCATCTTGGCCATCAACAAGCTTCAGTCCAATGGGTTGCAAACTCTGTGGAGCAACGGCTTAAGGAGAATCCTAATTACAGGCCAAAGGAGATATTAGAAGAGATTCATCGGGTACATGGTATCACTTTATCATATAAGCAAGCATGGAGAGGCAAGGAACGCATCATGGCTGCTATGCGTGGATCCTTTGAAGAAGGGTATCGCTTGCTTCCCCAGTATTGTGACCAGGTTAAACGGACAAATCCTGGGAGTATTGCATCTGTTTATGGAAACCCAACAGATAATTGCTTCCAGCATCTCTTCATATCATTTCAGGCATCGATTTATGGTTTTCTGAATGCCTGTCGGCCTCTCCTAGGCCTTGATAGaacatttttgaaaagcaaGTACCTCGGTACTTTATTTCTTGCCACTGGTTTTGATGGGGATGGAGCTCTTTTTCCCTTGGCATTTGGTGTCGTTGATGAAGAGAATGATGAGAATTGGATGTGGTTTCTGTCTGAGCTTCATAACCTCCTTGAGATTAATACAGAAAACATGCCGAGGCTTACAATTTTGTCAGACAGGCAGAAGGGCATTGTAGATGGAGTGGAAGCAAATTTTCCGACCGCTTTTCATGGATTTTGCATGCGTCACTTGAGTGAAAGCTTCCGCAAAGAGTTCAATAACACAATGCTTGTCAACCTTCTATGGGAAGCTGCTCATGCTCTAACTGTGATTGAATTTGAGGCAAAAATTCTGGAAATTGAAGAGATATCACAAGATGCTGCATATTGGATACGGAGAATCCCCCCTCGGTTGTGGGCTACTGCATATTTTGAAGGTACTCGATTTGGACATTTGACAGCTAATATAGTTGAATCATTGAATACATGGATTTTGGAAGCATCCGGGCTTCCAATAATTCAGATGGTGGAATGCATTAGGAGGCAACTAATGACCTGGTTCAATGAACGCCGAGAGACCAGTATGCAGTGGACATCAATACTCGTGCCTTCTGCTGAGAGGCGTGTTGCAGAGGCATTGGAGCGTGCACGCACTTATCAGGTGCTTCGTGCTAATGAAGCTGAATTTGAAGTTATATCTCATGAAGGAACAAATATTGTGGACATTCGGAACCGCTGTTGCCTTTGTCGGGGCTGGCAGCTATATGGTTTACCTTGTGCACATGCTGTGGCAGCACTTCTCTCTTGCAGGCAGAATGTGCATCGGTTTACAGAGAGCTGTTTCACTGTTGCAACCTATCGAAAGACTTATTCACAAACCATTCATCCAATTCCCGATAAAAGTCTCTGGATTGAGTTTTCTGAGGGAGATCCAGATTCCAACAAGAATGTTGAGGTTATCATCAATCCACCCAAATCACTTAGGCCACCCGGTCGTCCAAGAAAGAAGCGAGTACGAGCAGAAGATCGCGGCCGTGTGAAGCGAGTTGTGCATTGTAGCCGTTGCAATCAGACAGGCCATTTTAGAACAACATGTGCAGCACCCATCTAA